From the Halalkalicoccus sp. CGA53 genome, one window contains:
- a CDS encoding thiamine pyrophosphate-dependent enzyme, which yields MSSDPSRADQATCTEAVLDVTPDAAVVSNLGVASYVLAGVRDRKRNFYCWGSMGLTTPVGLGLALATDDPITVLDGDGSTLMSLGALATVADCDPSNLTVVVFDNAVYATTGGQRSHSETTDFAAVAEGVGLSATHVSNDDAFREAYREAVEEEAATLIACDVAPADPDARPPLDATYVKRRFRSAVVDPNR from the coding sequence ATGAGTTCTGATCCCTCCCGAGCGGACCAGGCGACCTGTACCGAGGCCGTCCTCGACGTGACCCCGGACGCGGCGGTCGTCTCGAACCTCGGCGTCGCCTCGTACGTCCTCGCTGGGGTCAGGGACCGAAAGCGAAACTTCTACTGCTGGGGGAGCATGGGGCTCACGACGCCCGTGGGGCTGGGTCTCGCCCTCGCGACCGACGATCCCATCACCGTGCTCGACGGCGACGGATCGACGCTGATGTCGCTGGGGGCGCTCGCCACCGTCGCCGACTGCGACCCGTCGAACCTGACGGTCGTCGTCTTCGACAACGCGGTCTACGCCACGACGGGGGGCCAGCGCTCGCACTCGGAGACGACCGACTTCGCCGCGGTCGCCGAGGGCGTCGGGCTCTCGGCCACCCACGTCTCCAACGACGACGCCTTCCGGGAAGCCTACCGGGAGGCGGTCGAGGAGGAGGCTGCGACCCTGATCGCCTGTGACGTCGCCCCGGCCGACCCCGACGCCCGCCCGCCGCTCGACGCCACGTACGTCAAACGGCGGTTCAGGAGCGCGGTCGTGGATCCGAACCGGTGA